One Manihot esculenta cultivar AM560-2 chromosome 18, M.esculenta_v8, whole genome shotgun sequence genomic window carries:
- the LOC122722397 gene encoding nucleolin-like, whose amino-acid sequence MQKGTTSLEFFGSLCRKPPTTLAKLMKRAKKYIRQDDTLNTSRFAKDDRDTGRAGEDKKQDRSERRQDRGPEAGEEGVESKEEEEEEDGDDDDSDEDDDDEDDEDDDEGGEDDEDDEVQVLQSSRGPPVQSADDDEDDDNEDDDEDDDGEGGDDDDDDDDDEEKNDDEDEDGEEENIY is encoded by the exons atgcagaagggcaCTACCTCCCTAGAATTCTTCGGATCATTATGCAGAAAGCCCCCTACCACCCTAGCGAAGTTGATGAAAAGAGCaaagaagtatataaggcaggacgaCACCTTAAATACAAGTAGGTTTGCTAAGGATGATAGAGACACAGGAAGGGCTGGGGAGGACAAGAAACAAGATAGGTCGGAGAGGAGGCAGGATCGGGGACCGGAGGCCGGAG AGGAAGGTGTAGAATctaaagaggaagaggaagaagaagatggcGACGACGACGACAGTGACGAAGATGACGACGACGAAGACGACGAAGACGATGATGAGGGGGGCGAGGACGACGAAGACGACGAGGTTCAGGTCTTACAATCCTCCAGAGGGCCACCGGTTCAGTCGGCGGATGACGACGAGGACGACGACAACGAGGATGACGATGAAGATGACGATGGTGAAGGCGGAGACGACGATGACGATGACGACGACGACGAGGAGAAAAACGATGACGAGGATGAAGACGGTGAAGAAGAG aatatttattaa